One Purpureocillium takamizusanense chromosome 1, complete sequence genomic window carries:
- the CCH1 gene encoding calcium channel protein (COG:P~COG:T~BUSCO:EOG092600XJ~TransMembrane:24 (i311-332o352-375i459-478o484-509i518-538o659-685i726-748o760-781i793-810o816-834i841-869o889-905i926-950o1162-1189i1201-1221o1241-1261i1299-1320o1417-1439i1498-1518o1530-1550i1562-1581o1587-1605i1617-1641o1711-1736i)~EggNog:ENOG503NUK8) has protein sequence MSSDPPGSGQGRRRQSIPLQNLLSPATPTDQYGHDATSYWHPPYSASDDDASPGSPIDPTALQSALPPVIGQPADHDGRFDTASVDAFDGPMPQYAEEISHQDYTDSDRVPLTAGAQPISGSVPTGHDGSQARDCFQTASGRHGGPTRGHNTTASLPGLDPGFGSTRHRSYGASLNPNEYRISRSPSTAGALAKAGSMVRAMSQRVVNISGESEVVDQRASRHRSRSPRASEYDCERSPSISMLVDTSYRSQSAGAPTEKAPGIDRVDEPPRPRAPPANPLKGHTLGFFSPESRVRLFLCDILVNPYTEPLILVLIVLQTVLLTVEAAPSVFSEGNGRPERWGSKAIDWVMLGLFVVFTVELIVRIIVSGFVMNAPEYSSIDRKQGVRAAIMDKYRTLFQPERRKSVKGARQTGPQPSAFARSFTTIMQGQQALPETLEEQQRFQLARRAFLRHGFNRLDFVAVTSYWIAFVLGITGIEHHYHLYVFKMLSCLRILRLLSLTHGTAIILRSLKKAAPLLVRVAFLIGFFWLLFAIIGVQSFKSSFSRQCVWLDPQDPKNLTASYTNEDEFCGGYLSNDTGGTMPWVQFGTPGSLDNLVNGTREGKGFICPKGSICLAQHNPFNNTVSFDNILHSLELVFVIMSANTFSDLMYNTMGSDYVLAALFFGAGIMIMLLWLTNLLIAVITSSFQVIREESKSSAFTADPDPVMHEAPEERLRRSSALQRLYDKTSPAWVIVITFALICQAFRSASMSRSRENFINVAEVTATILLDIEIVIRFAANWKRFHRSWRNMFDLGLAVITTIILIPPIRHSRAYSWLSVFQIVRAYRIVLAISVTRKLILLVLGNAAGIANLMLFVFLMTFLVAILASQLFRGELPMHNDNGELRRISFFTIYNSFLGMYQILSSENWTEILYSVTARLTGLKTAWIGSMFLIGWFILSFFILINMFIAVIQENFDVSEDEKRLEQVKAFLQRKELGRTESNLALSTIFSLGRSRRRKDPLDYGPAMMEMLLKDAVVRDFLDDDPADPLQDQSGHGGPGTSLPQRSTTALFGPDIKPGYLSKLWAGFVHRMTTKEPNPFYANIRFDGPNDTLDPRQMARQAVSATSARRKAQREYLAQHPRYNDSLYIFHPKNPVRHLCQRLVGPARGFERFDGVEPNKIAWYAFSAFVYAVVVVMVVLACVTTPLYQKEYKERHPDSLWNWYVWTDLAFTIVFTFEAVVKTIADGLIWTPNAYLRSSWGIIDSIVLITLWINVVTLLVNDGAISRAVGAFKALRALRLLNVSDSARDTFHSLIIVGWWKLLGAAFISLSLLIPFAIYGLNLFSGLMVSCNDGNNITALESCFGEYSSTPFSQDWPLLAPRVASNSYFNFDDFGSSLFTLFQIVSQEGWTDVSFAAQAIVGRGLQPQDLASQGNALFFVAFNLLATVFVLTLFISVFMRNYTEQTGVAFLTAEQRSWLELRKLLRHISPSKSSYNESGKNWRKWCHKRAIEKKGKWYQVITVVLVLHLLLLVVEFSSEPLWWTRVRELVFLLFVLIYVANIAIRILGLGWTRFRRSSWDLYALVTVFGAFVATMALLIADTRAETYVQLHKIFLVAIVLLVIPRNDALDQLFKTAAASLPVISNLLATWLVLFLVFAIAMTQAFSLTRFGKNETNNVNFRSVPKALILLFRMSLGEGWNQIMEDYAGIEPPLCVEDDRFYESDCGSKPWARFLFVAWNILSMYIFVNLFVSLIYESFSYVYQRSSGMAAVDRDEIRRFKEAWRSVDPAGTGFISKEAFPRLLGELSGVFQMRIYQPEDSVGQILEDVRAEPRASRHMSIATASAFSEVDLDKLNKRLALLDVKKIRERRRRYNIFFGEVLVSADPDKGIAFSDVLMILAHYNIINDSKSLKLEEFLRRRARLQRVDEEIRRKIVQGFFDTLYWSRQFKKHMDRKRASRMSGVPQLTIPDILVDGDEVGDHLESDGDGAGRAFKPDEGSVARWTHLSVGEGGSGPQVWRSPDADRAQREGLYEHPLSLPRLSVSSGAQQETASGFSFELYEPEGPAPSSAQTSRRGSAVSPTQARDMLDDSVWMESIRRSATLRRPDRGSYRYGDLG, from the exons ATGTCGTCGGACCCTCCCGGCAGCGgtcaaggccgacgccgacagtCCATTCCTCTACAGAATCTGCTATCGCCTGCGACCCCGACCGACCAGTATGGTCACGATGCCACGAGTTACTGGCATCCTCCATACAGCGCGTCTGATGATGACGCGAGCCCCGGTTCCCCGATAGATCCTACTGCTCTGCAGTCGGCCCTGCCACCCGTCATCGGTCAGCCTGCAGACCACGATGGACGCTTCGATACTGCCTCTGTCGACGCGTTTGATGGGCCCATGCCACAGTACGCCGAGGAAATATCACATCAAGACTACACGGACTCGGACAGAGTCCCCCTAACGGCCGGCGCGCAACCGATATCGGGCTCCGTTCCTACTGGTCATGATGGGTCTCAAGCTCGGGACTGCTTCCAGACAGCATCAGGACGACATGGCGGTCCGACGAGAGGGCACAATACAACGGCTTCACTGCCCGGGCTGGACCCGGGCTTCGGGTCCACGAGACATCGCAGTTATGGTGCGTCGTTGAATCCAAACGAATATCGAATTtcccgctcgccctcgacagcAGGCGCCCTGGCCAAAGCCGGTTCGATGGTACGAGCAATGTCCCAACGGGTGGTCAACATTAGCGGAGAAAGCGAAGTCGTCGACCAACGCGCATCGCGGCATCGATCGCGGTCGCCGCGAGCCTCTGAATACGATTGCGAGCGAAGCCCGTCGATTTCCATGCTCGTCGATACCTCATACCGATCGCAAAGCGCAGGGGCACCTACCGAGAAAGCCCCCGGTATCGATCGCGTAGACGAGCCTCCGCGGCCCCGAGCACCACCTGCAAACCCCCTCAAAGGACACACCCTTGGGTTTTTCTCGCCAGAGAGCCGTGTCAGGCTGTTCCTTTGCGACATCTTAGTCAATCCCTACACGGAACCGCTCATCCTTGTCCTTATCGTTCTGCAGACTGTCTTGCTTACTGTTGAAGCTGCGCCGAGTGTGTTCTCAGAGGGGAATGGACGCCCTGAGAGGTGGGGAAGCAAGGCAATTGACTGGGTCATGCTCGGGCTCTTCGTTGTATTCACCGTGGAGCTGATCGTGCGCATCATTGTCTCGGGGTTTGTCATGAACGCTCCCGAATACAGCAGCATCGACAGAAAGCAGGGAGTCCGCGCTGCAATAATGGACAAGTATAGAACCCTCTTTCAACCCGAACGACGAAAATCTGTCAAGGGTGCTCGTCAAACAGGACCTCAGCCTTCCGCCTTTGCTCGCTCTTTTACAACGATCATGCAAGGCCAGCAGGCGTTGCCGGAGACGTTGGAGGAGCAACAGCGATTTCAACTCGCACGTCGAGCTTTCCTGCGCCATGGCTTCAATCGCTTAGACTTCGTGGCCGTCACATCCTACTGGATTGCCTTCGTGCTGGGAATAACCGGCATCGAGCACCACTACCATCTCTACGTGTTCAAGATGCTTAGTTGCCTGCGCATCTTGAGActgctctctctcacacacgGGACGGCT ATCATACTGAGAAGTCTGAAGAAGGCCGCGCCGCTTCTGGTTCGCGTAGCCTTTCTCATCGGTTTCTTCTGGCTTCTTTTCGCTATCATCGGCGTACAGAGTTTCAAGTCTAGTTTCAGCCGTCAATGCGTCTGGCTAGATCCGCAGGACCCGAAAAACCTCACTGCCTCTTATACGAACGAGGATGAGTTTTGTGGTGGCTACTTGAGTAATGACACAGGGGGCACCATGCCCTGGGTTCAATTCGGTACCCCGGGTTCCCTCGATAATCTTGTCAACGGGACCCGTGAGGGAAAAGGGTTCATTTGCCCAAAAGGATCCATATGCCTTGCCCAGCACAACCCCTTTAACAACACAGTCAGTTTTGACAACATACTGCACTCGCTTGAactcgtcttcgtcatcatGAGCGCGAATACCTTCTCAGACCTCATGTACAACACGATGGGTTCGGACTACGTTTTGGCTGCCCTCTTCTTTGGGGCTGGCATCATGATTATGCTCCTGTGGTTGACAAACCTGCTCATTGCCGTCATCACGTCTTCCTTCCAGGTCATACGCGAGGAAAGCAAGTCCAGCGCTTTCACGGCTGACCCTGACCCCGTCATGCATGAGGCGCCAGAGGAGCGCTTGCGACGATCTtcggcgctgcagcgcttATACGATAAAACATCTCCGGCTTGGGTCATCGTCATTACATTCGCATTGATTTGCCAGGCCTtccgcagcgcctccatgTCACGCTCCCGCGAGAATTTTATCAATGTTGCGGAGGTTACCGCTACTATACTGCTCGACATCGAAATAGTCATTCGTTTTGCTGCCAACTGGAAGAGATTTCATCGGAGTTGGCGAAACATGTTCGACTTGGGCTTGGCAGTCATAACGACTATCATCCTGATACCACCGATTCGTCATTCACGCGCGTATTCCTGGCTCAGCGTTTTTCAAATTGTGCGAGCCTACAGAATTGTCCTGGCCATTTCGGTCACCAGAAAGCTAATTCTTTTGGTGTTGGGCAATGCGGCCGGCATTGCCAACCTAATGCTTTTCGTCTTCCTCATGACATTCCTGGTGGCAATTCTGGCCTCCCAGCTATTCCGCGGCGAACTTCCAATGCACAACGATAACGGCGAACTCAGGCGTATCTCATTTTTTACCATTTATAACTCCTTCCTTGGCATGTATCAGATCCTGTCCAGTGAAAACTGGACTGAGATCCTCTATTCCGTCACGGCCCGCCTTACAGGTCTGAAAACAGCTTGGATTGGCAGCATGTTTCTTATTGGGTGGTTCATCTTGTCGTTCTTCATCCTGATCAACATGTTCATTGCGGTCATTCAGGAGAACTTCGACGTGTCAGAGGACGAGAAACGTCTTGAGCAAGTCAAGGCTTTCCTGCAACGAAAGGAGCTCGGCCGCACTGAGAGCAACTTGGCATTGTCTACCATATTTTCCCTGGGCAGATCTCGAAGGCGAAAAGATCCGCTGGACTACGGGCCTGCCATGATGGAGATGCTCCTCAAGGATGCCGTTGTTCGCGACTTCCTAGATGATGACCCGGCCGACCCGTTGCAGGACCAAAGCGGACATGGTGGTCCAGGTACGTCTTTGCCTCAGAGAAGCACAACTGCGCTTTTCGGACCAGACATCAAGCCCGGATACCTGTCCAAGCTATGGGCCGGATTTGTCCACCGAATGACCACGAAGGAGCCCAACCCCTTTTACGCCAATATTCGTTTTGACGGACCAAATGATACCTTGGATCCGCGCCAAATGGCGCGTCAAGCTGTCTCGGCCACTTCGGCTCGTCGGAAAGCCCAGCGAGAGTATCTCGCTCAACACCCAAGATACAACGATTCTCTCTATATTTTCCACCCAAAGAACCCTGTAAGGCACCTTTGTCAGAGATTAGTGGGGCCAGCGAGGGGCTTCGAGCGATTCGATGGCGTGGAGCCGAACAAGATAGCTTGGTACGCCTTCTCGGCCTTTGTCTACGCCGTTGTGGTAGTCATGGTTGTCCTGGCCTGTGTCACAACGCCTTTGTATCAGAAAGAGTATAAGGAACGGCACCCCGACAGCCTCTGGAACTGGTACGTCTGGACGGACCTGGCTTTCACGATTGTGTTCACTTTCGAGGCGGTCGTCAAGACCATCGCCGATGGTCTGATCTGGACTCCAAATGCCTACCTGCGCAGCTCTTGGGGCATTATCGACAGCATCGTCCTCATAACGCTCTGGATCAATGTGGTCACCTTGCTCGTCAATGATGGCGCGATCTCCCGAGCCGTGGGGGCGTTCAAGGCACTACGAGCCTTGCGCCTCCTCAATGTTAGCGACAGTGCTAGGGACACATTTCACTCACTCATAATCGTAGGCTGGTGGAAACTTCTGGGG GCAGCATTCATCTCGCTTTCCCTCTTGATTCCCTTCGCTATATATGGCCTGAACCTGTTCAGTGGGCTTATGGTGTCATGCAACGACGGAAACAATATTACCGCCTTGGAAAGCTGTTTCGGCGAATATAGCAGCACGCCCTTCAGCCAAGACTGGCCATTGTTGGCCCCTCGAGTGGCATCTAACTCGTACTTCAACTTTGACGACTTTGGGTCCTCGCTGTTCACCCTCTTTCAGATTGTCAGCCAAGAAGGCTGGACAGACGTATCCTTTGCAGCTCAAGCGATTGTTGGGCGTGGGCTGCAACCTCAAGACCTGGCCTCCCAAGGCAACGCGCTGTTCTTTGTCGCATTCAATCTTTTGGCAACTGTTTTCGTCCTCACGCTGTTCATTTCAGTTTTCATGAGAAACTACACGGAGCAGACAGGCGTCGCCTTCCTCACCGCGGAGCAGCGATCATGGCTAGAATTGCGGAAGCTGCTCCGTCACATATCGCCGTCAAAGAGCTCGTACAACGAATCAGGCAAGAATTGGAGGAAATGGTGTCACAAAAGAGCGATTGAGAAGAAGGGTAAGTGGTACCAGGTTATCACAGTTGTTCTCGTGCTTCACTTGCTGCTTCTGGTAGTCGAGTTTAGCTCCGAACCGCTTTGGTGGACTCGGGTACGAGAGCTTGTTTTCCTGCTCTTTGTTCTGATATACGTTGCCAATATCGCCATTCGAATCCTTGGACTCGGCTGGACACGCTTCCGACGCAGTTCCTGGGACCTCTACGCTCTTGTCACAGTGTTTGGCGCCTTTGTGGCTACTATGGCGCTGCTGATTGCAGACACGAGAGCCGAGACATACGTCCAGCTTCACAAGATCTttctcgtcgccatcgttTTACTAGTCATTCCGCGCAATGATGCACTCGACCAATTGTTCAAGACGGCTGCCGCCAGTCTGCCTGTCATAAGCAATTTGCTGGCGACATGGCTCGTGTTGTTTCTTGTGTTCGCCATTGCGATGACACAGGCGTTCAGCCTGACGCGGTTCGGGAAAAACGAAACAAATAACGTCAATTTCCGCAGCGTTCCCAAGGCACTCATCTTACTCTTCCGAATGAGCCTGGGTGAGGGCTGGAACCAGATCATGGAGGACTATGCTGGCATTGAGCCGCCGCTGTGCGTGGAGGATGACAGGTTTTATGAAAGCGACTGCGGGAGCAAACCTTGGGCCAGGTTTCTGTTTGTTGCCTGGAACATCCTGAGTATGTACATCTTTGTCAACTTGTTCGTGTCTCTCATCTACGAGAGCTTCAGCTATGTCTACCAGCGCTCgagcggcatggcggcggtcgacAGGGACGAGATCCGGCGGTTCAAGGAGGCATGGCGGAGCGTGGATCCCGCGGGCACCGGCTTCATCAGCAAGGAAGCGTTCCCACGGCTTTTGGGAGAACTGTCGGGCGTCTTCCAAATGCGTATTTACCAACCCGAGGACTCTGTGGGCCAGATACTGGAGGACGTGAGGGCCGAGCCTCGAGCCTCGCGACACATGTCCATCGCCACCGCGAGCGCCTTCAGCGAGGTGGATCTGGACAAGCTCAACAAACGGCTCGCCCTCCTGGACGTTAAGAAGATTCGAGAGAGGAGAAGGCGATACAACATCTTTTTCGGAGAGGTGCTGGTCTCGGCTGATCCAGACAAGGGCATTGCCTTCTCGGATGTACTGATGATTCTTGCACATTACAACATCATCAATGACAGCAAGAGTCTCAA ACTGGAAGAGTTTCTGAGGCGACGGGCAAGGTTGCAGCGGGTGGATGAGGAGATCAGACGCAAAATCGTCCAAGGCTTTTTTGACACATT GTACTGGTCGAGGCAATTCAAGAAGCACATGGACCGAAAACGCGCGTCCCGGATGTCTGGCGTGCCGCAGCTGACGATTCCTGACATCCtcgttgacggcgacgaggtcggggATCACTTGGAgagcgatggcgacggggcgggccgAGCATTCAAGCCCGATGAAGGGTCGGTTGCGCGATGGACTCACCTGAGtgtgggcgagggcgggtcTGGGCCACAGGTATGGAGGAGCCCAGACGCTGACAGGGCGCAGCGGGAGGGCCTGTATGAACACCCGCTGAGCCTGCCTCGGCTGTCGGTGTCGAGCGGTGCGCAGCAGGAGACAGCTTCGGGCTTCAGCTTCGAGCTCTACGAGCCAGAGGGCCCCGCGCCGAGCTCAGCGCAGACCAGCCGACGCGGGAGCGCGGTGAGTCCGACGCAGGCCCGGGACATGTTGGATGACTCGGTGTGGATGGAGAGTATACGGCGCAGCGCGACGTTGCGTCGGCCGGATAGAGGCTCGTATCGGTACGGCGACCTGGGCTGA